One Edaphobacter flagellatus genomic region harbors:
- a CDS encoding SGNH/GDSL hydrolase family protein, whose protein sequence is MNTSSARETIACLGSSSTAGRGQAFDWIGELSRRPRNARFKFLNFGVGGDLAYDVLKRVDTVLVCQPDSVIVWVGGNDALAMVSSKARRLFGVMKFASRAASGTRFDDCFGTLVRRLKSSGARVAACSLAPIGESTMSDQPFQAALNSAIHDLSASIKRIACDEAVDYVPIFETFQVAINADPGRALTSLRFLPMYRDAFRTIVLRMSPDDVGRLNGWKFHSDGIHLNSRGGLMAADLIQSQLDNHGPPRSNNALTEPD, encoded by the coding sequence ATGAATACTTCATCCGCGCGCGAAACGATAGCTTGCCTCGGCTCCAGCAGCACTGCCGGTAGAGGGCAGGCATTCGACTGGATTGGCGAGCTCTCCCGACGTCCCCGTAACGCGCGGTTCAAATTCCTCAATTTCGGCGTTGGTGGGGACCTAGCATATGACGTCCTTAAGCGCGTAGATACCGTCCTGGTCTGTCAACCCGACAGTGTGATTGTTTGGGTGGGTGGTAATGATGCGCTTGCAATGGTCTCCTCTAAGGCGCGACGTCTTTTCGGGGTCATGAAGTTCGCATCCAGAGCCGCTTCGGGGACGCGGTTTGACGACTGCTTTGGGACTCTTGTTCGACGTCTGAAATCCAGCGGTGCCCGCGTCGCCGCCTGTTCGCTCGCTCCGATCGGGGAGTCAACAATGTCCGATCAGCCGTTTCAGGCTGCGCTCAACTCCGCAATCCACGACTTAAGTGCCAGTATCAAGCGCATCGCCTGTGACGAAGCCGTCGATTACGTCCCGATTTTCGAGACGTTTCAGGTTGCCATCAACGCCGATCCAGGCCGGGCGCTTACGAGTCTCCGGTTCCTGCCGATGTACCGCGATGCCTTTCGCACGATAGTGCTGCGGATGTCCCCCGACGACGTGGGGCGTCTGAACGGCTGGAAATTCCATAGCGATGGCATCCATCTGAACAGCCGAGGCGGGTTGATGGCTGCGGACCTCATCCAATCCCAGTTGGACAATCATGGACCCCCGCGCTCCAACAATGCGCTCACCGAACCAGACTAG
- a CDS encoding PadR family transcriptional regulator, translated as MKEKLDVLQGTLALMVLKTLDVLGSQHGWGIARRIEQISGDLLAVNQGTLYPLLLKLEHEGSIASEWGISENNRRARFYRLTAAGRKQLQTETSEWERTAQIIERFFKVKAEDLP; from the coding sequence ATGAAGGAAAAGCTGGATGTTTTGCAAGGCACGCTTGCACTGATGGTCCTCAAGACACTGGATGTTCTGGGATCGCAGCACGGCTGGGGAATCGCGCGACGCATTGAGCAGATCAGCGGAGACCTTCTGGCTGTCAACCAGGGTACGCTTTATCCCTTGCTGCTCAAGCTCGAGCATGAAGGCTCGATTGCCTCCGAGTGGGGCATATCGGAGAACAACCGCCGTGCCCGCTTCTATCGGCTTACTGCGGCTGGTCGTAAGCAGCTGCAGACGGAGACCAGTGAATGGGAGCGAACCGCTCAAATCATAGAGCGCTTTTTCAAAGTCAAAGCGGAGGATTTACCGTGA
- a CDS encoding ABC transporter permease, producing MKFLRRSLIRLKNLVTGQSADQRLREEIAEHLAFQTEENIRAGMSPTEARRQAVLKLGATQAIREDHHAEHSIPFIENLLLDLKYAVRMLLRSPGFSFIAIATIALGIGATTAIYSVIDATLLHPLPYPNPAELVRIQDDLPGVGAQDVGISVPEWRDLESSGIFQSVSVSGTGADVNLTGSAQPKRLSYKHVSPNYFAVPGVDAQLGRTFDPHDATPGFNLEAVISDGLWRRDFGADPHLIGKALRLDNDVYHVIGIMPPGFRDLGSTSEERNTEVWLAAGMAGLPFPPPLRGTRLHGRTVARLRPGLSIAAAQERLDALVVSLKKQYPAEYPAQTSWTVRLTPLSESVVGSVRQSLILLFGAVALVLLISCVNVANLLLARASLRGREIAVRQALGAQRMRLIRQFLAESLLLFLLGGIAAFAILFSTRKFLLQLVPESLPHMNDISINWGVLAFGLALSVIAGTVFGLAPAWLMSRFDLMGTLRQEGRGSSGSREGSRARQILVVSELALSLVLMVAAGLLLRSFWDLFTLPPGFNPDRVMAIQTWLPGPNDPTADMYRTATQESVLVREILRRNRTLPGVEEAAVGDVDALPLGHSVPNPLPLIREGIETMDNQAPAIDGPIVSPEYFHLLGMSLERGRLFGDHDLEDTPNVAVINEAAARTYWPNQDPLGKRVRLRLDTREPLSPAKPTWTTIIGVIADARMESLADAAVPQIYRSVYQHPAKDLVIFLHGQLDPSAILAQERSQVQSIDPELPVFHAETLKEVLSDSLSVKRFSMEMVALFAGTALLLAGLGIYGTISYVVNEQRREIAIRLALGAQRGNILKMVLRRGLGLAAAGAGLGVAGAIIVSHLMAGLLYGVSPSDLPTFAGVTLVLTAVAFAASYIPALRAMRFDPITTLHSE from the coding sequence GTGAAATTCCTGCGACGCTCGCTAATACGCCTCAAGAATCTTGTAACAGGGCAGAGTGCCGACCAACGCCTGCGGGAAGAGATTGCCGAACATCTTGCGTTCCAGACAGAAGAGAACATACGCGCCGGCATGTCGCCTACCGAGGCGCGGCGGCAGGCCGTGCTCAAGCTGGGCGCGACCCAGGCAATCCGCGAAGACCACCATGCAGAGCACAGTATTCCGTTTATTGAGAATCTGCTCTTGGACCTGAAGTACGCGGTACGCATGCTTCTGAGATCTCCTGGATTCTCTTTCATTGCAATCGCCACAATCGCATTGGGCATTGGAGCCACGACTGCAATCTATAGCGTGATTGACGCCACGCTGCTGCATCCATTGCCGTATCCAAATCCTGCCGAACTGGTGCGCATCCAGGACGATCTTCCCGGCGTAGGCGCGCAGGATGTCGGCATCTCCGTTCCTGAGTGGAGAGACCTCGAGAGCTCAGGGATATTCCAGTCCGTGTCGGTTTCCGGAACCGGCGCAGACGTGAACCTCACCGGCAGTGCGCAGCCCAAGCGTCTCAGCTACAAGCATGTTTCGCCGAATTACTTCGCGGTCCCCGGTGTAGATGCGCAGTTGGGCCGCACCTTCGATCCGCACGATGCGACTCCCGGCTTCAACCTGGAGGCCGTGATCAGCGATGGGCTCTGGAGGAGAGACTTCGGAGCCGATCCGCACCTTATTGGCAAAGCTCTGCGCCTGGACAACGACGTTTATCACGTCATAGGCATTATGCCGCCCGGTTTTCGCGATCTGGGTTCAACCAGCGAGGAGCGGAATACGGAGGTGTGGCTGGCGGCTGGCATGGCCGGTCTGCCATTTCCGCCTCCGTTGCGCGGTACACGTCTGCACGGTCGAACGGTCGCCCGCCTGAGGCCCGGTCTCTCAATTGCAGCCGCACAGGAGCGCCTCGATGCGCTGGTTGTATCGCTGAAGAAGCAATATCCGGCGGAGTATCCCGCTCAGACCTCATGGACCGTGCGCCTGACTCCGCTCAGCGAAAGCGTGGTCGGCAGCGTTCGCCAATCTCTCATTCTGCTGTTCGGCGCGGTAGCATTGGTACTCCTCATCAGTTGCGTCAATGTCGCCAATCTCCTGCTTGCCCGCGCCAGTCTGCGAGGTCGCGAGATCGCGGTGCGCCAAGCTCTGGGAGCGCAAAGAATGCGGTTGATCCGCCAGTTCCTCGCCGAGAGTCTGCTGCTCTTCCTGCTTGGCGGGATTGCCGCTTTCGCGATTCTCTTCTCCACGAGGAAGTTCCTGCTGCAGTTGGTTCCGGAGAGTCTGCCGCATATGAACGACATCTCGATCAACTGGGGCGTGCTGGCGTTCGGTCTTGCCCTCTCTGTCATAGCCGGAACTGTCTTTGGTCTTGCTCCCGCATGGCTCATGAGCCGCTTCGATCTGATGGGTACGCTTCGGCAGGAGGGGCGCGGCTCCAGCGGCTCACGGGAAGGCTCGCGCGCCCGCCAGATACTGGTCGTCAGTGAACTGGCGCTCTCCCTGGTGCTCATGGTCGCCGCGGGCCTTCTGTTGCGCAGTTTTTGGGACTTGTTCACGTTGCCGCCCGGTTTCAATCCTGACCGCGTCATGGCTATTCAGACCTGGCTGCCGGGGCCTAATGATCCCACTGCGGATATGTACCGAACCGCCACGCAGGAATCGGTCCTGGTGCGCGAGATCCTTCGTCGCAACCGAACCCTGCCGGGCGTAGAAGAAGCGGCTGTCGGCGACGTGGACGCGCTTCCGCTGGGCCACAGCGTTCCCAACCCGCTGCCTTTGATCCGCGAAGGCATCGAGACGATGGACAATCAGGCTCCTGCGATCGACGGCCCCATCGTTTCGCCTGAATACTTCCACTTGTTGGGGATGTCGCTCGAGCGTGGACGCCTTTTCGGTGACCACGATCTTGAGGATACGCCTAACGTTGCGGTCATCAATGAGGCCGCGGCTCGTACCTACTGGCCAAACCAGGACCCGCTGGGCAAACGCGTCCGTTTGCGCTTGGATACTCGCGAGCCGTTGAGCCCTGCCAAGCCGACCTGGACCACGATCATCGGCGTGATTGCGGATGCCCGCATGGAATCGTTGGCCGACGCGGCAGTTCCGCAGATCTACCGCAGCGTGTACCAGCACCCCGCCAAGGATCTGGTCATCTTTCTTCATGGACAACTCGATCCCAGCGCCATCCTCGCGCAGGAGCGAAGCCAGGTCCAGTCCATCGATCCGGAACTTCCCGTCTTCCACGCAGAGACCCTGAAGGAGGTGCTCTCCGATTCGCTTTCCGTGAAGCGATTCTCGATGGAGATGGTGGCGTTGTTTGCAGGTACAGCCTTGCTGCTGGCCGGGCTTGGAATCTACGGGACTATTTCCTATGTCGTGAATGAACAAAGACGGGAGATCGCCATCCGCCTCGCGCTGGGAGCTCAAAGAGGCAATATCCTCAAGATGGTCCTGCGCCGGGGACTCGGTTTGGCCGCTGCTGGGGCCGGGCTGGGTGTGGCCGGTGCGATCATCGTCTCTCACCTTATGGCCGGACTGCTCTACGGCGTGTCGCCTTCCGATCTGCCCACCTTCGCTGGCGTCACCCTTGTACTTACCGCTGTCGCGTTCGCCGCCAGCTATATCCCGGCGCTGCGCGCCATGCGTTTCGATCCAATAACTACACTCCACTCCGAATGA
- a CDS encoding alpha/beta fold hydrolase: MLRGFRASTWLDSMFARVKHFADIAKSIRDAAPAGILLGLGDNLKIFLTADLFTQQRLQSTPWKSKPSWYILCLQDHTVHPDLQRCVSKRMGATVIEVESSHVPMLSKPEVVIDVIRQAAKAIQGNKTA, from the coding sequence TTGCTGCGTGGATTCAGAGCCTCAACCTGGCTGGACAGCATGTTTGCGAGAGTGAAGCATTTTGCCGACATAGCGAAATCAATCCGCGACGCCGCTCCTGCTGGGATTCTTCTCGGATTGGGGGATAACTTAAAAATATTCTTGACTGCCGACCTCTTTACGCAGCAGCGTCTCCAGAGCACTCCGTGGAAGTCGAAGCCAAGCTGGTACATCTTGTGCCTGCAAGATCATACCGTTCATCCCGATCTCCAACGGTGCGTCTCGAAACGCATGGGAGCGACTGTAATCGAGGTGGAAAGCAGTCATGTGCCGATGCTCTCCAAGCCCGAGGTTGTCATTGACGTAATACGACAAGCGGCGAAAGCGATTCAAGGAAACAAAACAGCCTAA